In Lentilitoribacter sp. Alg239-R112, the following proteins share a genomic window:
- a CDS encoding ABC transporter permease: MKEPAVSRTGLVRVTNFLMANPTMIPLGILGLAVLIFAFMVGDRFFHPFNLSLVLKQVTIIAMVGLAQTLIILTAGIDLSVGAIMVLSSIAIGRLALVNGLPPELALLTGVAVGGGCGLFNGALVTLLRLPPFIVTLGTWSIFSAIIQFWSKGETLRSQDVEAQASLLQWAGQTFSFGSGSQIMYGSAIMVLTALLLLYMLRSTPMGRHIYAVGDDIEASRLSGINSTKVILFTYTLAGVICGVAGWLLIGRIGAVSPLSGGMTNLDSITAVVIGGTSLFGGRGAILGTMIGALIVGVFQNGLALAGLDVLWQEFTIGFLIIIAVALDQRIRGTTT, from the coding sequence ATGAAAGAACCTGCTGTCAGCCGCACAGGGTTGGTCCGCGTGACTAACTTTTTAATGGCCAATCCTACGATGATCCCGCTTGGCATTTTAGGGTTGGCCGTCTTGATTTTTGCGTTCATGGTGGGGGATCGGTTTTTTCACCCGTTCAATCTTTCGCTTGTTTTAAAACAGGTCACGATTATTGCAATGGTTGGTCTGGCTCAAACACTAATCATTCTTACCGCAGGGATTGATCTTTCTGTGGGAGCAATCATGGTCCTTAGCTCGATTGCCATAGGGCGACTGGCGTTGGTAAATGGCTTGCCTCCCGAATTAGCACTTCTGACAGGAGTTGCTGTCGGTGGCGGGTGTGGGCTGTTCAATGGGGCACTTGTGACACTCTTACGGTTACCACCCTTCATCGTCACGCTTGGAACCTGGAGCATTTTTAGCGCGATCATACAGTTTTGGTCTAAGGGTGAGACACTCCGCAGCCAAGATGTAGAGGCGCAGGCCTCACTTCTTCAATGGGCTGGACAAACGTTCAGTTTTGGTTCGGGTTCGCAGATAATGTATGGCTCTGCCATTATGGTTTTGACCGCTCTGCTTCTTCTGTACATGTTGCGTTCAACGCCAATGGGGCGGCATATTTATGCCGTCGGCGACGATATTGAAGCGTCGCGATTATCTGGCATCAATTCTACTAAGGTGATTTTGTTCACCTATACCTTAGCAGGTGTAATTTGTGGTGTTGCTGGTTGGTTGTTGATTGGTCGGATTGGTGCCGTTAGCCCCCTGAGTGGGGGGATGACCAATCTGGACTCCATCACTGCCGTTGTGATCGGAGGAACCAGCCTGTTTGGTGGGCGAGGTGCAATTTTGGGTACCATGATAGGCGCTCTGATTGTTGGCGTGTTTCAAAATGGTTTGGCTCTGGCGGGTTTAGATGTTCTTTGGCAGGAATTTACCATTGGCTTCCTCATCATCATTGCCGTTGCTCTTGACCAACGTATTCGGGGGACGACGACGTGA
- a CDS encoding sugar ABC transporter substrate-binding protein yields the protein MKKLMLSTAIAFAATWGLTAPVNAADDVLIGLITKTNNNPFFVKMREGAEAKAKELGVELQAYAGDYDGDNETQVSAVENLISSGAKGILILANDTKAIVPTIKRARDAGILVIALDTPLEPIEAADSTFATDNFEAGRLIGAWAAATLGDEGTKNARVALLDAHESQPTVDVLRDQGFMAGFGFDIKNPDRRGDEEDDRIVGHQVTGGSEEGGLTAMETLLQRDYNVNVVYTINEPAAAGAWQALKSAGKSADDILLTSVDGGCPGVENVRDGVIDATSMQFPLLMASLGVEAVVEYAKTGKLPENSDGLDFYNTGVQLVTDAPVKGIASISSEEALKLCWG from the coding sequence ATGAAGAAGTTAATGTTGAGTACAGCAATCGCATTTGCGGCGACATGGGGATTAACTGCGCCTGTAAATGCTGCCGATGATGTTCTAATAGGGTTGATTACGAAAACGAATAACAATCCGTTTTTTGTTAAAATGAGAGAAGGCGCTGAGGCAAAGGCGAAAGAGCTTGGCGTTGAGTTGCAAGCTTATGCAGGTGATTATGACGGAGATAATGAGACGCAGGTATCGGCAGTCGAAAATCTGATTTCATCAGGTGCTAAAGGGATTTTGATCCTTGCAAATGATACCAAGGCGATTGTACCAACTATCAAACGGGCGCGTGACGCAGGTATTCTTGTGATCGCGCTAGATACACCTCTCGAGCCAATCGAAGCGGCTGATTCAACTTTTGCGACTGACAATTTTGAAGCTGGTCGTTTAATAGGTGCGTGGGCCGCTGCGACACTGGGTGATGAAGGGACCAAGAATGCGCGGGTTGCCTTGCTTGATGCACATGAAAGTCAGCCGACAGTAGATGTTTTGCGAGATCAGGGGTTCATGGCAGGCTTCGGATTTGATATTAAAAACCCGGATCGTCGAGGCGATGAGGAAGATGATCGTATAGTTGGTCATCAGGTTACCGGTGGCAGTGAAGAGGGCGGCCTCACAGCTATGGAAACGTTGCTCCAACGTGATTACAATGTCAACGTTGTGTATACGATCAATGAACCAGCTGCCGCAGGTGCCTGGCAGGCACTTAAGTCTGCTGGAAAATCTGCTGACGACATTCTGCTGACATCGGTAGATGGTGGTTGTCCAGGTGTTGAAAATGTTCGAGATGGCGTGATCGATGCAACATCGATGCAATTTCCGCTTCTAATGGCTTCCTTAGGTGTTGAGGCTGTTGTGGAATATGCCAAAACAGGCAAGCTTCCTGAAAACAGCGACGGGCTCGATTTTTACAACACTGGTGTGCAGCTTGTCACGGATGCGCCTGTGAAGGGGATAGCTTCTATTTCCTCCGAGGAAGCGCTAAAGCTTTGCTGGGGCTAA
- the ugpC gene encoding sn-glycerol-3-phosphate ABC transporter ATP-binding protein UgpC, with protein sequence MASVTLSNLKKSYAATKVIQNLNLEILDGEFVVLVGPSGCGKSTLLRMIAGLENITAGDIHIGERKVNNVPAKNRDIAMVFQNYALYPHKTVRQNIEFSLRLRKTPKAEMDRRVNDAAKLLELTPLLDRKPRALSGGQRQRVAMGRAIVRNPEVFLFDEPLSNLDAKLRVEMRTEIKALHNRLRTTSIYVTHDQIEAMTMGDRVVVMHDGMIQQVGHPLDVYDTPQSIFVAGFIGSPAMNIFPAETDRNGITFAGTLFAWPGNEHPENLPHEIVCGLRPESLDLVEEGQGAACIIESLEPMGSETVVVVSASGSRFTSLIRDRRPLEVGKTINLAPQFSGMHLFDKQSGLRLDWQPNS encoded by the coding sequence ATGGCATCAGTTACATTGTCTAATCTTAAAAAAAGTTATGCTGCAACCAAGGTCATTCAGAATCTGAACCTTGAAATTTTAGATGGTGAATTTGTGGTTCTCGTTGGCCCCTCAGGTTGCGGGAAATCGACGCTTCTGCGCATGATTGCCGGATTGGAAAACATAACCGCAGGCGATATTCATATTGGCGAAAGGAAGGTGAATAACGTTCCGGCTAAAAACCGCGATATAGCTATGGTTTTCCAGAACTATGCACTCTACCCACATAAAACAGTACGACAAAATATTGAATTCAGTTTGCGACTTCGAAAAACGCCTAAGGCGGAAATGGACCGCCGGGTCAATGATGCAGCGAAATTATTAGAGCTTACTCCTCTCCTCGACAGAAAGCCTCGTGCCTTATCAGGAGGACAACGACAACGCGTTGCCATGGGACGTGCAATTGTGCGGAACCCGGAGGTGTTTTTATTTGATGAACCGCTCTCCAATCTTGATGCAAAACTACGTGTCGAGATGCGTACAGAAATTAAAGCGCTACACAATAGGCTTCGCACGACCTCCATATATGTTACCCACGACCAAATTGAGGCGATGACGATGGGCGACAGAGTTGTAGTCATGCACGATGGAATGATTCAGCAAGTTGGTCACCCCTTAGACGTTTACGATACCCCGCAGAGTATCTTCGTTGCCGGGTTTATTGGGTCTCCTGCCATGAATATATTTCCCGCTGAAACTGACCGCAACGGGATAACTTTTGCTGGGACATTGTTTGCATGGCCGGGAAATGAACATCCTGAAAACCTACCGCATGAAATCGTCTGTGGCCTGCGACCAGAAAGCTTGGATTTGGTCGAAGAAGGCCAAGGGGCCGCATGTATTATTGAAAGTCTGGAACCCATGGGAAGCGAAACAGTGGTTGTCGTTTCTGCATCGGGATCAAGATTTACGTCCCTAATTCGCGACCGCCGTCCACTGGAAGTGGGAAAAACAATTAATCTTGCACCTCAATTTTCTGGAATGCACCTGTTTGATAAGCAGAGCGGTTTAAGATTGGATTGGCAACCCAATTCATAG
- a CDS encoding carbohydrate ABC transporter permease, translated as MANDSRPASTQTRIIAWSMLIVLTIWAVLPILWSFSASLKTPLTLYSEGFIPENPTFSNYGKVVTSDGFPRLLANSFYLAISSTVLTLFFSVLAAYGFARYAFAWRHILLLFILVPRILPRASLIIPLFDVIAKLDLLDTYSVLLVTYTATAVPMATWILIGFFQAVPMELEEAAAIDGASIWQRIWKVVVPISIPGVVTAGILSLRESWNEFPFVLAFTSSSDMRTLPYQLYAMRDNMGLTDWPLINAFTITTIVPILLLYLLFERQIVNGLTSGAVK; from the coding sequence ATGGCAAATGATTCTCGTCCTGCTTCGACCCAAACTCGCATCATCGCATGGTCTATGTTGATAGTGCTTACAATTTGGGCAGTTCTGCCAATCCTCTGGTCGTTTTCTGCATCACTAAAAACTCCTCTCACATTATATTCTGAGGGCTTCATTCCAGAAAACCCCACTTTTAGTAATTATGGCAAAGTCGTCACATCCGATGGTTTTCCTCGATTACTCGCAAATAGTTTTTATCTTGCAATATCCTCTACCGTATTAACATTATTCTTTTCAGTGCTGGCTGCCTACGGGTTTGCAAGATATGCATTTGCATGGCGGCACATCCTGCTACTATTCATTCTCGTGCCACGTATTCTTCCGCGTGCCAGCTTAATAATTCCTTTGTTCGATGTTATTGCAAAATTGGACTTGCTGGACACCTACTCGGTATTACTTGTTACATATACGGCGACCGCAGTGCCGATGGCAACTTGGATATTGATCGGGTTCTTTCAAGCCGTCCCAATGGAATTGGAAGAAGCAGCTGCAATCGACGGGGCCTCTATTTGGCAACGAATTTGGAAGGTTGTTGTTCCGATCTCAATACCAGGCGTAGTTACCGCTGGAATTTTGTCACTACGCGAATCGTGGAATGAGTTTCCGTTTGTTCTTGCCTTCACATCGTCCAGTGATATGCGCACGTTACCGTATCAACTATATGCTATGCGCGACAATATGGGGCTCACCGATTGGCCACTGATCAATGCTTTTACAATCACAACAATTGTCCCCATTTTGCTATTGTACCTGCTTTTCGAACGACAGATTGTGAATGGTCTAACAAGTGGCGCGGTCAAATAA
- a CDS encoding sugar ABC transporter permease, translated as MIAAHQGKWNSLIERLTPYILLFPAIAVVAGVLGYAVVRGILMSLFQIEVWETGQPFVGLDNYIDLFRSDGFKNSLVISLIFVAATIIIGIMMSLIHALALNQITFARSLFRAIALIPYLVSGVATAVMWRFLFTGDNAIMTQLSSALGYSAVSWLADPQKALIVITMANVWFIAPFATLILLAGLQTIDPELYAAAEIDGASSFQKFVHVTIPSIIPMLSLALMWLSFASFNMFDIILPLTGGGPGRSTEVLAVYMYQLAFRDLNYSTGAAVMIVILIINIALSAVFLKVAGRTQDGK; from the coding sequence ATGATCGCCGCTCACCAAGGCAAGTGGAATTCTCTCATTGAGAGATTGACGCCCTATATATTGTTGTTTCCCGCTATTGCAGTTGTTGCGGGTGTTCTTGGATATGCCGTGGTGCGCGGTATCTTGATGTCCCTCTTCCAGATTGAGGTTTGGGAAACAGGTCAACCATTTGTTGGGCTTGATAATTATATAGATTTATTTCGCTCAGACGGGTTCAAAAACTCACTGGTGATTTCACTCATTTTTGTGGCTGCGACAATTATCATTGGTATCATGATGTCTCTTATTCATGCGCTTGCGTTGAACCAAATCACTTTTGCTCGTAGTCTCTTTCGCGCAATTGCATTGATCCCTTATTTGGTTTCCGGTGTCGCCACAGCGGTGATGTGGCGGTTTTTATTCACCGGGGACAATGCAATTATGACCCAATTGTCCAGTGCATTGGGTTATTCGGCAGTGTCATGGTTGGCGGATCCGCAAAAGGCGCTCATAGTTATTACCATGGCAAATGTTTGGTTCATCGCTCCATTTGCCACTTTAATTCTACTGGCAGGTCTTCAGACAATCGACCCAGAACTATATGCTGCTGCCGAAATTGACGGTGCGTCCAGTTTTCAGAAATTTGTGCACGTCACCATCCCATCAATTATACCCATGCTGTCACTTGCATTGATGTGGCTTAGTTTTGCCAGCTTCAACATGTTTGACATTATTTTACCGCTTACGGGTGGCGGGCCAGGCAGGTCTACGGAAGTCTTGGCAGTCTATATGTACCAACTAGCATTTCGTGATTTGAACTATTCCACCGGCGCAGCCGTGATGATCGTAATTCTGATTATCAACATCGCGTTGAGCGCTGTTTTTCTAAAGGTAGCGGGGCGAACTCAAGATGGCAAATGA
- a CDS encoding extracellular solute-binding protein, which yields MRRFQLSYITNTVRSVACASLIFGGSLLAGTNDVIAQSTEVTVWFGRENFMPADAFETFHKNNPDIKVTANVVRLETAVADALRAGQAGRAPDILQVPADGLAPLVAQDAVRDVSGILKMWRSEDPASLDDFSSAAIEMASLDGTPYGVTLFAGPYWYTYRKDWLADAGMNVPQTWDDVLKFARAAKDQGNTGFAVIGSRAHDPVWFLATFMSMGGQFENGVPQINSEAGHYLLGFYQALVREGLTSPDVLAWDSGAMRASFIGGNAAQALLGDNIYPTLNESLTWNEHWDGTPPPARPGAESEARTMTLGWPFLVTKDAANDDVILKVLRYLSDPKNVGEVSVRYQPSTVMSVFKSPEYNRIKPWSSEFAEGFSNLTPLPTHPRQSQIYQILLDSMQEALSNPDADASNIAAKHQKLIDELTNG from the coding sequence ATGAGACGATTTCAACTATCCTACATCACAAATACAGTGCGATCAGTTGCGTGCGCATCTCTAATTTTTGGCGGTAGCTTGTTAGCTGGTACGAACGATGTTATCGCACAGTCGACAGAGGTCACGGTCTGGTTTGGGCGTGAGAACTTTATGCCAGCTGATGCATTCGAGACCTTCCACAAAAATAATCCTGATATCAAGGTGACGGCAAACGTTGTGCGACTGGAAACAGCCGTTGCTGATGCGCTTCGCGCAGGACAGGCTGGTCGAGCTCCGGACATTCTCCAAGTCCCGGCAGATGGACTTGCTCCGCTCGTTGCACAGGATGCAGTGCGTGACGTGTCTGGCATTCTGAAGATGTGGCGCTCAGAAGATCCTGCTTCGTTGGATGATTTTTCTTCAGCGGCGATTGAAATGGCGTCACTTGATGGCACACCTTATGGTGTTACGCTTTTCGCTGGACCTTATTGGTATACATATCGCAAGGATTGGTTAGCAGATGCTGGCATGAATGTACCGCAAACATGGGATGATGTTCTCAAATTTGCGCGAGCAGCAAAGGATCAGGGCAATACTGGTTTTGCTGTTATTGGAAGCCGAGCGCATGATCCGGTTTGGTTCCTGGCAACGTTCATGTCAATGGGTGGGCAGTTTGAAAACGGAGTTCCACAGATTAACTCGGAGGCGGGTCACTATCTTTTGGGTTTCTACCAAGCATTGGTTCGAGAGGGGCTGACGTCACCGGATGTACTTGCTTGGGATTCGGGCGCAATGCGCGCGTCATTTATTGGAGGGAATGCAGCTCAAGCACTTTTGGGCGACAATATTTATCCCACGCTCAATGAATCTTTAACATGGAACGAACACTGGGATGGTACACCTCCACCGGCACGTCCTGGAGCTGAAAGTGAAGCTCGCACTATGACCCTCGGCTGGCCATTTCTTGTCACAAAGGATGCAGCAAATGACGACGTTATATTGAAAGTGCTGCGCTACCTTTCTGATCCTAAAAACGTGGGCGAAGTGTCAGTGCGATATCAGCCAAGCACTGTTATGTCGGTGTTCAAATCACCTGAGTACAACAGGATTAAGCCATGGTCATCTGAGTTCGCCGAAGGATTCTCAAATTTGACGCCGTTGCCAACCCATCCTAGGCAGAGTCAGATTTACCAGATCTTGCTAGACTCGATGCAGGAAGCGTTGAGTAATCCGGATGCGGACGCAAGCAACATTGCGGCAAAGCACCAGAAGTTAATAGATGAGTTAACCAACGGCTAA
- a CDS encoding N-acetylglucosamine-6-phosphate deacetylase, which produces MKPHAVFDGQALLPNLAVAIEDNRIVQLADVKTLAAKTETEPLEAILSPGLFDIQVNGGGGVMLNNEPTREGVRAIAAAHRSVGTPFILPTVITDHPDIIERAADAVLAEYNKNGVLGIHIEGPHISLAHKGTHDPTRIRPFDNRTRDLLVRLRRHNLPVLLTVAPETLEPGTIADLTAMGIVVSAGHSKATAEQTEQALTEGLRGFTHLFNGMPPMTSRTPGIVGAAINSSAYCGIIADGHHVDDRMTALAFRARPTPHRMVLVSDAMSTIAGPDHFTLYGEKIIVDDGKLVNSQGSLAGAHIDLKSSVIRLVEHVGLTPIDALMAATTTPREFLRIPKQSMLGSSVDDVFFAPAWQT; this is translated from the coding sequence ATGAAACCCCACGCGGTATTTGATGGCCAAGCCCTGTTACCCAATCTTGCTGTCGCAATAGAAGACAACAGGATCGTACAATTAGCAGATGTCAAAACGCTGGCTGCTAAGACGGAAACTGAACCCTTGGAGGCAATCTTGTCACCTGGCTTGTTCGACATTCAGGTTAATGGCGGTGGCGGTGTCATGTTAAACAACGAACCAACTCGCGAAGGTGTGCGTGCAATCGCAGCTGCGCATCGCTCTGTCGGCACACCTTTCATTCTGCCAACAGTTATTACCGATCACCCAGACATTATAGAACGCGCTGCCGATGCTGTTCTTGCCGAATATAATAAGAACGGCGTGCTCGGCATTCATATTGAAGGCCCACACATAAGTCTTGCTCATAAGGGCACACATGATCCAACTCGTATTCGCCCATTCGATAATAGAACCCGCGATCTGTTAGTACGATTACGTCGTCATAATTTGCCTGTTCTGCTAACAGTTGCACCTGAAACGCTTGAACCCGGCACAATCGCTGATTTGACTGCAATGGGCATAGTTGTATCCGCAGGTCACAGCAAAGCGACTGCAGAACAAACAGAACAGGCTTTGACTGAGGGTTTGCGAGGGTTCACCCATCTTTTCAACGGCATGCCGCCAATGACATCACGCACACCCGGCATAGTTGGCGCAGCTATCAATAGCTCCGCTTATTGCGGCATAATCGCAGATGGTCATCATGTGGATGATAGGATGACAGCTCTCGCCTTTCGCGCCCGTCCCACCCCCCACCGGATGGTTCTGGTATCAGATGCTATGTCGACAATTGCTGGTCCCGATCATTTTACGCTCTATGGTGAAAAGATTATAGTTGATGATGGCAAGTTAGTGAATTCACAAGGGTCTCTAGCAGGTGCACATATTGATCTCAAAAGCTCTGTTATCCGCCTTGTCGAGCATGTTGGATTAACACCCATCGATGCATTGATGGCCGCAACAACTACCCCGCGTGAGTTCTTAAGAATTCCGAAACAGAGTATGTTGGGAAGTTCGGTTGATGATGTTTTTTTCGCACCAGCATGGCAAACCTAG
- a CDS encoding class II D-tagatose-bisphosphate aldolase, non-catalytic subunit produces the protein MSLVNDIVAKNRAGETVAIASVCTAQPDVLSASLLLARETGRPILIEATSNQVNQFGGYTGLTPEEFIAYVRTLAKNLNVDPALVVFGGDHLGPQVWRAEPAEVAMSHAKDLMRAYVEAGFTKIHLDCSEGCAGEPAQVDDDVSATRAAALAAVCEAYAPDASLISYVIGTEVPPPGGARANEVGQVITPTQPEHARHTLERHHAAFKAEDLLDAWDRVIGLVVQPGLEFSPTHIDRFDMSSPDELSTVLSDYPNISFEAHSTDYQFDDVYPELARRHFAIHKVGPALTFACRQALYALDGMSRWIDPNRSGSDLSNAMEKLMLKKPDSWHKHYEGDETELRLQRHFGYADRIRYYWPEPEAQKALSDLFGALTLSAPAPLIQQYFASDITERAKALEQAAGGWARALVWAQIQAALVPYLFGNNR, from the coding sequence ATGAGCCTCGTAAATGATATTGTAGCAAAAAACCGAGCGGGAGAAACTGTTGCAATTGCGTCGGTCTGCACGGCCCAGCCGGATGTGCTTTCCGCATCATTGTTGTTGGCTCGAGAAACTGGACGTCCAATCTTGATTGAAGCAACCAGCAATCAGGTAAATCAGTTTGGCGGGTATACCGGTTTGACACCGGAAGAATTCATTGCCTATGTACGAACATTGGCGAAAAATCTAAATGTAGATCCGGCGCTCGTTGTTTTTGGTGGTGACCATCTTGGCCCACAGGTTTGGCGGGCTGAACCTGCTGAAGTTGCTATGTCCCATGCAAAAGATCTCATGCGTGCCTATGTCGAAGCTGGATTTACCAAAATTCACCTCGATTGCTCCGAAGGCTGCGCTGGGGAACCGGCGCAAGTCGATGATGATGTAAGTGCAACCAGAGCTGCAGCACTTGCTGCTGTTTGTGAAGCTTATGCGCCTGACGCATCATTAATAAGCTATGTTATTGGAACGGAAGTACCTCCACCCGGGGGAGCCCGCGCAAATGAGGTCGGACAGGTCATTACCCCTACACAACCAGAACATGCCCGACACACGCTCGAACGTCACCATGCAGCCTTTAAAGCCGAAGATTTACTAGACGCCTGGGATCGAGTTATTGGCTTGGTCGTGCAGCCAGGATTGGAATTTTCACCAACCCATATTGATCGCTTTGACATGAGTTCCCCTGACGAATTGTCTACGGTGCTATCAGATTACCCGAATATCTCGTTTGAAGCACATTCAACCGACTATCAGTTTGATGATGTCTACCCGGAACTAGCACGCCGTCATTTTGCCATTCACAAAGTTGGTCCCGCCCTTACTTTTGCCTGTCGGCAAGCCCTTTATGCATTAGACGGGATGTCCCGTTGGATAGATCCCAACCGTAGTGGCAGCGATCTGAGCAACGCAATGGAAAAACTAATGCTTAAGAAACCGGATTCTTGGCACAAGCATTACGAAGGTGATGAGACCGAATTACGTCTCCAGCGGCATTTCGGTTATGCTGACCGGATCCGCTATTATTGGCCTGAACCCGAGGCACAAAAAGCGTTGTCCGATCTGTTTGGGGCGCTAACACTTTCTGCGCCTGCGCCGCTGATCCAACAATATTTTGCGTCTGATATCACTGAACGGGCAAAAGCGCTGGAACAGGCTGCAGGCGGTTGGGCTCGCGCACTTGTTTGGGCGCAAATTCAAGCAGCATTAGTTCCTTATCTATTTGGTAACAACAGATGA
- a CDS encoding ROK family protein, translated as MSASTRNPTTAVAAGIDLGGTKIESTLFDSDFLPLTSRRQPTPGNSYSTLLKALETEVQWLRHEATQKDLPIGIGIPGLVDPQTGISVSANLTANGQTLAQDLMARAGGTIVSANDCKCFALSEACGGAGENHSRVFGLILGTGLGGGLCQDGQLVLGYNGLPGEVGHYGLPAHIVIEHDLPLLKCGCGRIGCTETLISGTGIAQLSLALTGNERSAVDIASAPDEPDNSKVLEVWSKLAAEMLHTIQLHIDPDCIVLGGGLSNIVELETRLTNALNEVALPSVRRPEILKPAFGDSSGGRGAALLSLGTEERTDHEPRK; from the coding sequence ATGTCCGCCTCTACTCGTAATCCGACTACTGCCGTCGCTGCGGGTATTGATCTGGGAGGTACAAAAATTGAATCGACTTTGTTCGATTCTGATTTCCTACCCCTTACATCACGCCGACAACCCACACCCGGCAACTCTTATTCCACATTACTCAAAGCCTTGGAAACTGAAGTTCAATGGCTTAGACACGAAGCAACGCAAAAAGATTTGCCCATTGGTATTGGTATTCCCGGGCTTGTTGATCCGCAGACTGGCATTTCAGTGAGTGCCAACCTTACAGCAAATGGCCAGACCCTTGCCCAAGATCTCATGGCCCGTGCTGGTGGCACAATCGTATCGGCCAACGATTGCAAGTGCTTTGCATTATCTGAGGCCTGTGGCGGAGCTGGAGAAAATCATTCTCGTGTGTTCGGATTAATACTCGGTACCGGCCTTGGAGGTGGATTGTGCCAAGATGGCCAACTGGTGCTGGGTTACAATGGATTGCCCGGAGAGGTTGGGCATTATGGCCTACCCGCACATATCGTCATTGAGCACGATTTACCGCTTCTAAAATGTGGGTGCGGACGGATCGGATGCACAGAAACGCTGATCTCAGGCACCGGTATTGCACAACTCTCATTGGCACTTACCGGTAATGAGCGCTCCGCAGTTGATATTGCATCAGCTCCGGATGAACCTGATAATAGCAAAGTGTTAGAAGTCTGGAGCAAACTTGCAGCTGAGATGCTTCACACAATCCAACTTCACATTGATCCCGATTGCATCGTTCTAGGTGGAGGCTTGTCTAACATTGTCGAACTGGAAACGCGCTTAACCAATGCATTAAATGAAGTTGCGTTACCTTCAGTAAGGCGACCAGAAATTTTAAAACCAGCCTTTGGCGATAGTAGCGGTGGCCGCGGAGCTGCCTTACTGTCACTAGGCACCGAAGAAAGAACTGATCATGAGCCTCGTAAATGA
- a CDS encoding SIS domain-containing protein, with translation MNKVFDTEQEIAAQPDIWNAWARTLPATALKIREWIEKRRPDEIWLCGAGTSAFIGDSIAMSLDRRCSDIPVRSIPTTDLVAQPKNFFRKGLKPLVISFGRSGNSSESVGTLNLMDTLAPDADRLNITCNKDSALANRKAVGSGELQVIILPEDCHDSGFAMTSSYTTMLLTAMACLDNSPLEGLTSRVEALAKNARSILSHDLDLSRPERAVFLGSGAFTGTARESALKVLELTVGHVVTSWDSTLGFRHGPKAVVDNQTAIYIFLSSDPLTRRYDQDVATEIREQFPTIPVTTIGQPLQGSDTPDIGFETGLEDVWNTPIAVLIAQRLSVAWSKSLDLNVDDPFAGQNLTRVVSNVRLYS, from the coding sequence ATGAATAAAGTTTTTGACACCGAGCAAGAGATCGCAGCTCAGCCGGATATCTGGAATGCTTGGGCTCGAACTTTGCCCGCTACCGCCTTAAAGATTCGTGAGTGGATTGAAAAACGTCGACCAGACGAAATCTGGTTATGTGGTGCTGGCACCTCCGCATTTATCGGCGATTCAATTGCAATGTCACTTGATCGACGCTGTTCGGATATTCCCGTGCGTAGTATACCTACAACTGATCTTGTGGCTCAACCTAAGAATTTTTTTCGCAAAGGCCTAAAACCTCTCGTTATTTCCTTTGGACGCAGCGGCAACAGTTCAGAAAGTGTCGGTACGTTAAACCTGATGGACACGCTGGCACCTGATGCGGACCGGTTGAACATTACGTGCAACAAAGATAGCGCACTGGCAAACCGTAAAGCTGTTGGCTCTGGTGAATTGCAGGTGATTATATTGCCAGAAGATTGCCATGATTCAGGATTTGCCATGACTTCCAGCTATACCACCATGTTGTTAACTGCGATGGCTTGCCTGGATAATTCCCCATTGGAGGGCCTGACATCGAGAGTTGAAGCACTAGCTAAAAATGCCCGTTCGATCCTATCGCATGATTTAGACCTATCTCGCCCCGAACGTGCAGTCTTCCTTGGTTCTGGCGCCTTTACTGGAACTGCCCGTGAATCTGCATTGAAAGTTTTAGAACTAACTGTTGGCCACGTAGTAACCTCATGGGACAGTACATTGGGGTTTCGTCACGGCCCTAAAGCCGTGGTTGATAACCAAACTGCAATCTATATTTTTCTATCATCCGATCCCTTGACCCGCAGATACGATCAGGATGTTGCAACAGAAATTCGCGAGCAATTTCCAACCATACCTGTCACAACAATCGGCCAACCCCTTCAGGGAAGCGATACACCCGACATTGGGTTTGAGACTGGACTAGAAGATGTCTGGAACACACCGATTGCAGTGCTCATAGCACAGCGGCTTTCCGTGGCTTGGTCAAAATCGCTTGATCTCAATGTTGATGATCCATTCGCTGGCCAGAACCTAACCCGAGTAGTATCAAATGTCCGCCTCTACTCGTAA